TAAAAACGGCTTTGGAAGCTTCGGAAAAAGCTGCAAAGGTTTTAATGGACTACTACACAAAACTTAAAACAGAAGAAATAGAACTAAAGTCAAAAAATGACTATGTTACTGAAGCTGACAAAAAATCAGAAATGATTATTATTAAGACTATAAAGGAGAAGTTCCCTCAACACTCTATAGTTGCAGAGGAAACAGGGCTTTATGAGGGAAACGAGTGGAAATGGTACATAGATCCCCTTGATGGGACAAAGAATTTTATTCACGGGCTACCTGTATTTTGCGTCTCAATAGGTGTTGAGTATAAAGGAGAACTGGTGGTAGCGGTAATAAACGCTCCAGCTCTTGGTGAAGTTTTTATAGCTGAAAAAGGAAGTGGAGCCTTTATAGGTGATAAAAGGTTATCTGTAAGCGGAAGATCGTTTGAAGATGCCCTTGTTGCAACAGGTTT
This window of the Desulfurobacteriaceae bacterium genome carries:
- a CDS encoding inositol monophosphatase family protein, whose translation is MKDVLKTALEASEKAAKVLMDYYTKLKTEEIELKSKNDYVTEADKKSEMIIIKTIKEKFPQHSIVAEETGLYEGNEWKWYIDPLDGTKNFIHGLPVFCVSIGVEYKGELVVAVINAPALGEVFIAEKGSGAFIGDKRLSVSGRSFEDALVATGFPFRGKDLLDRYLKCFKEVFLKVSGVRRCGSAALDLAYTAKGVFDGFWEMSLHPWDIAAGVLLIEEAGGKVSDFNGKKEYLKSGNIIGASQNTYSKLFEIVNRHLGDNN